Proteins found in one Phocoena sinus isolate mPhoSin1 chromosome 19, mPhoSin1.pri, whole genome shotgun sequence genomic segment:
- the ZBTB45 gene encoding zinc finger and BTB domain-containing protein 45 translates to MAAAEAVHHIHLQNFSRSLLETLNGQRLGGHFCDVTVRIREASLRAHRCVLAAGSPFFQDKLLLGHSEIRVPPVVPAQTVRQLVEFLYSGSLVVAQGEALQVLTAASVLRIQTVIDECTQIIARARAPAPGPPAPAPLPTPVPPPLAPAQLRHRLRHLLAARPPGHPGAAHTRKQRQPARLQLPAPPAPAKAEGSDADPALTAAPDDGADDDDDETDEETDGEDGEGGGPGEGQAPPSFPDCAAGFLPAAADGAREEPPAPAGLSDYGGAGRDFLRGTSAAEDVFPDSYVSAWQDGDQTAPEGCPAETPAPPDCVLSGPRPPGVKTPGPPVALFPFHLGAPGPPAQPPPAPSGPAPAPPPAFYPALQPDAAPSAPLGEAPAPPAAPSAAPSTTPARAPGAEPPAYECSHCHKTFSSRKNYTKHMFIHSGEKPHQCAVCWRSFSLRDYLLKHMVTHTGVRAFQCAVCAKRFTQKSSLNVHMRTHRPERAPCPACGKVFSHRALLERHLAAHPAP, encoded by the exons ATGGCGGCAGCGGAGGCGGTGCACCACATTCACCTGCAGAACTTCTCCCGATCCCTGCTTGAGACCCTCAACGGGCAGCGGCTGGGTGGGCACTTCTGTGACGTGACTGTGCGCATCCGCGAGGCTTCACTGCGTGCACACCGCTGCGTGTTGGCCGCCGGCTCGCCCTTCTTCCAGGACAAATTGCTGCTCGGCCACTCTGAGATCCGCGTGCCGCCTGTGGTGCCCGCGCAGACGGTGCGCCAGCTCGTCGAGTTCCTCTACAGCGGCTCGCTCGTGGTGGCGCAGGGTGAAGCGCTGCAGGTGCTCACGGCCGCGTCGGTGCTGCGCATCCAGACGGTCATAGACGAATGCACGCAAATCATAGCCCGCGCCCGCGCCCCTGCCCCGGGCCCCCCCGCGCCCGCGCCCCTGCCCACGCCCGTGCCCCCGCCGCTCGCGCCCGCGCAGCTGCGCCACCGCCTGCGCCACTTGCTGGCCGCGCGCCCCCCGGGCCACCCCGGTGCCGCGCACACACGCAAGCAGCGCCAGCCCGCGCGCCTGCAGCTGCCCGCGCCCCCCGCGCCTGCCAAGGCGGAGGGATCGGATGCCGACCCCGCCCTGACCGCTGCGCCAGACGACGGCGcggacgacgacgacgacgagaCCGATGAGGAGACCGACGGCGAGGATGGCGAAGGCGGCGGCCCGGGTGAGGGTCAGGCGCCCCCTTCTTTCCCCGACTGCGCCGCCGGCTTCCTACCCGCGGCCGCGGACGGCGCGCGCGAGGAGCCGCCTGCGCCCGCCGGCCTCTCCGATTACGGCGGCGCCGGGCGGGACTTCCTCCGGGGGACTTCGGCCGCGGAGGACGTGTTCCCCGACAGCTACGTCTCCGCTTGGCAAGACGGAGATCAAACCGCCCCTGAAGGCTGTCCCGCCGAGACCCCTGCCCCGCCCGACTGTGTCCTATCCGGACCCCGCCCACCTGGCGTGAAGACCCCCGGGCCGCCCGTCGCGCTTTTCCCCTTTCATCTGGGCGCTCCCGGGCCGCCAGCGCAACCCCCTCCCGCGCCCTCGGGGCCGGCCCCTGCGCCCCCACCCGCCTTCTACCCAGCGCTCCAGCCGGACGCAGCTCCCAGCGCGCCTCTAGGGGAGGCCCCGGCCCCACCGGCCGCTCCCAGCGCAGCCCCGTCGACCACCCCTGCGCGCGCCCCGGGTGCCGAGCCGCCCGCCTATGAGTGCAGTCACTGCCACAAGACGTTCAGCTCCCGGAAGAACTACACCAAGCACATGTTCATCCACTCGG GGGAGAAGCCCCACCAGTGCGCCGTGTGCTGGCGATCCTTCTCGCTGCGCGACTACCTGCTCAAGCACATGGTCACGCACACGGGCGTGCGCGCCTTCCAGTGCGCCGTCTGCGCCAAGCGCTTCACGCAGAAGAGCTCGCTCAACGTGCACATGCGCACCCACCGGCCGGAGCGCGCGCCGTGCCCCGCCTGCGGCAAGGTCTTCTCGCACCGCGCGCTGCTGGAGCGCCACCTGGCCGCGCACCCTGCGCCCTGA